The DNA sequence CATCGGGTCGTGCTCGGCCAGCGGTTCGGCTGTGCCGTTCGGATTGGGGACCTGCACGGTGTCACGGACGATGGCGCGCCAGGCGTATTCGCGCCGGCCCGCCGCCCTGTTCATGACCCCCGCCATCACCGGCCTTCTCGCGCGCCACACGGGACTAGAGGTCGACGCCGAGCAGGCCCGTGATGGGCTGGGATGCCTCCACCGGTTGAACCTGATCACCGAAGACCCGTGCTCGGGCACGCGGACGGTGCGGGTGCATGCGTTGGTGCAGCGCGCCACCCGCGACGCTCTGCCCGCCACACGGTTTGCGGCTTTGGCGAGTGCGGCGGCGGACGCGCTGCTGGGCATCTGGCCGGACCCCGAACGAGACGCTGCTCTGGGGCAGGTGCTGCGTGCCAACACCGACACGCTGGCCGCCGGGGCGACATCGGCAGCGCGGCACCCGTTGTGGGCCTTGGGACCGGCGGCAGTCTTCCTCCCTGAGGCTGCCGCCGTCCTGGACACGCTGATCAGCGGCTATCTGGGCTGACGCGGCGTCCGAGCGGCCCGTCTTGAACCGATGGCCTCAAGACTGTGACGCCTCGATGGGGACAGGGTTGAACGGCGCGCCCTCGCTCGTCGTGCGTTCGAATGAAGTGATGCCATCGAAGGTCACGCCGCCGAACCCGGCGGTGCCGGAGAAAGTCACATAGTCGAACCAGGTGGCATCGGAGAAGGTCGCGCGGGCGAAGGAGGCGGCGCTGGAAAAGGTCGCATAGTCGAACCAGGCGGTCTCGGAGAAGGTCGCGCGGTTGAATAAGGCGGCGGAGAAGGTCGCGCGAGTGAACCAGGCAGCGCTGCAGAAGGTCGCGCGTTCAAACCTGGCAACGCCGGAAAAGGTCGCGCGGTCGAACGTGGCGATGTCGGAGAAGGTCGCCTCGCTGAACGAAGCTGAGCCGGAGAAGGTCGCGCGGTCGAATCGGGCTTTCCCTGTCCGTGCGTTATCGAGGGTGAAGTCGATCAGATGGGCGTTGGAGAGGTCGAGATCGATGTCCGCCCAGAAGGCCTCGGGACGGTTTGGGTTGAGATGGTCGGTGAGGATGCGCTGGGCGGCGAGGCGGACTTCGCGTTCTTGGGTCCGTTCCCGGTGTTCGGCGAGGAGCACGCGAGCTTCGTCGGTGTCAGCCTCGGGTGGCTGATCGTCGGGCAAGGTGTAGGGCATGCGCAGGTAGGCGCAGATGACGTTGACGATGCTCTGGCGCTGGCCGGGGTTGCCGTGGGCGAGGCGTTCCAGCGCGTAGAGCCCGGCCATGCGAACCGGGGCCTGCTCCGAGCCGAGCTGGTCGGCGGCCTTGGTGTAGAGCTCGGTGAGGTTCTTCTCGGTCGCGTCGACCTCGCTGTGCCACTGCCGCCGCACGGCAAGCAGCAACGCGAAGATGCCCGTGGTGCCCGCGCCGATCCCAAGCCCGGTCTTGATCGCATCCACCCGGGCAGCCCCGACGTCCTTCGCCGCCGAGGCCTCGCCCAGCAGCCAGCTCGTCGCACCCCACGCCACCACGATGACGACGATGGCCGCGCCGGCCACGAACCACCAGCTCATCACCGGCATCCGCGCCGACGGCGCCCGGCCGCCCCGCAACAACCGGGTCCCCACGGCAACGCACGCCACCGCGACTGCCAGCAGCACCAGCGCTACCGCGTGCGGCCGGGCCCATCGCCCCAGCGCCGCCCAGTCCGGCCACCCCAGCAGCACCGACACCGCCGCCAGCAACGACAGCCCACCCAACGCCATCATTCCACCGGCCTGCCGCGGCACCGCGCGACGGCTATCCCACCTCGTCATACGAGAACAATCGCGCGGCCACGCTCCGTCGCTACGAACTACGGTCCCGCCGCAGCCCCACAGCCAACACAGCGTCACAGATCGCTGACAGCGTGCTCGTCGAACTCGCTGTGCCCTTGAACTCTCTTCCTCTGCGTCGCGATGCGCGGAGGAATCTTGCGACTACGTGATGGCTGCGAGCAGTCCCCGCTGATGATCCGGCCAGAGCCGATGCCGCACATCCCCGTGCAGCTCGTCGACGCCGACCCAGCAGCCGCCGGCGTCCTCCGGCAGGGCCGGTCGCTCGCTTCGCCCGAGGTCGATGTGCACGGTGAAGGTGCAGGTCCAGGCGTGCAGGATGTGCGGGCTGCTGATCGGCCGGATCGTGCGCACGATTCGCATCCGCGCGTCGACGGGCACACGCACCCCGGTCTCCTCGCACACCTTGCGGGCCGCGGTGGTGAAAATGCCGCGCGTGTGACCGTCCGGTCTCCGGCGCGCCACTGCGCCGGGCTGCGGCCTTCGTCGGCCGGGATCGCGTAGCCGCCGGTCAAGCACGGGATCCGGCCGCGGTCGGCGTCGCGGGTGGTCAGCAGCACTGCCCCTGCCGCGGTGACCACGGCGTCGACGACTGCGGTCTCGCCGAGCCACCAGG is a window from the Amycolatopsis sp. cg9 genome containing:
- a CDS encoding pentapeptide repeat-containing protein produces the protein MPRQAGGMMALGGLSLLAAVSVLLGWPDWAALGRWARPHAVALVLLAVAVACVAVGTRLLRGGRAPSARMPVMSWWFVAGAAIVVIVVAWGATSWLLGEASAAKDVGAARVDAIKTGLGIGAGTTGIFALLLAVRRQWHSEVDATEKNLTELYTKAADQLGSEQAPVRMAGLYALERLAHGNPGQRQSIVNVICAYLRMPYTLPDDQPPEADTDEARVLLAEHRERTQEREVRLAAQRILTDHLNPNRPEAFWADIDLDLSNAHLIDFTLDNARTGKARFDRATFSGSASFSEATFSDIATFDRATFSGVARFERATFCSAAWFTRATFSAALFNRATFSETAWFDYATFSSAASFARATFSDATWFDYVTFSGTAGFGGVTFDGITSFERTTSEGAPFNPVPIEASQS